The genomic window TTCACCCTTGCCATAGGGCAATATCtctgatgggggtgggggaagatgaAGCCCACCTTTGGAGTCAGCATCTTCTTCTCCGTAAGAGTTAGATGAGATGgcctccaaggtctcttccaactctaaatctgacTTATGCCTAATATTTTCAGTTCATACAAGGTAACTAACCCCTGCCATTGTGGGGGCAAAGAACCAAGTCTATCAATCATCCATTCCCTAACTATCTGGTGCCATACTTGGAGCTGGCAGTTAAGGTGGCCCTATAGTTAACAGCCCAGGTCTCCTTAGCCCCAGGAGTTAACAGATCTGCAAAATCTCCAAAGCCAGCTCCATGGTATTCTCACTTTtcgagggaaggagaagggaggcaAAACTGGTTATCTACCTCCCCCAGTCCCTGGAGTATGGGTGACCGGAGGGTTCCCAACCCTTTGGTTCTTAGCATCTTAGCTTTGTCAAGTATATTTCTCCATGGCCCAAGGTAAGGGACAAGTTTGTGACCTCTGCTCCTTTATTTTGGGGATACCTTTCAGCAAAAGGACCTCTCCACCCTAGGAATATAATTCTTTGGGGGACCACAGAAATGGGATGCTGGGGATGGGGAAGACAGAGTTAGGCCATTATTCTCTTTAAGGAGAATGTGGACTTGGAGGGAGGGGGACTGtagtgggggaaaagggagggataTTTCCAATGCTGAGCTGCAATGAGGTAGGTGAACTATAGATTAAAATGACTTTGTTATGAAAAAGTTCAGTCAGTATCAGCCAGGCCACTTCCTGTCCTAGACTTAGCCCTTAGCCAGAGCCCTGCTCTGCTCTCTTCCAGGATGCATGCCTGGCCCATGTCTGCACCTTCTCAGCACCTTCTGTACCAGCCCCCACCCTCCATCTTTTAAAACTATAGAAATAACAGCTATTCTcccttctaccccccccccccgcccccggtCTATTCCAGTGCACTTTAGACTCTCTCCCTCAGAAAAGccattccttttcctttgtatccCAGACCACAGCATCCTCCAAATTTACTTAGGCTGTAAAATTGTAGTGGGACCCAGTCTGATCCAAAATTTCTAACAATTGTTTTCAAGATAACCCCTTGTCCTACCTCCTGGGACTTGGCCAGTATCCTCCACCTATCTAGTTTTTCTTCAGATGTTTCCAGTGGGAGAGatcaagaaaagggaagggggggtatttttttttaaataacaagctATTGTGGCTTTATTATGTCCAACTCATAAATAAAAGTGTCTGTAGTTTAGTGGTGTATTTGTGTTAACCTCTGCCCCACAAAGTCCCCTGGTTTTGCCTTCCTCTGCGTGGGGAAAGATAGTATATGTGTTCTGGACATGGACAAAGAGGCTTTGAAAGCATACCAAGGTGAAAGGGGTACCTGATGTTGGAAGGAGGATATAATACATTATAGAATGTGACATACATTCATGAACACATATAAGTGGGTCGTCAGCCACAGAGAGGCTTTTACTGGTCTGCTTTGTCATACCAGGCCCCATGAGGGAGAGGTGCCATATATATTCTTCATTATGGGAGATAGGGATAGTTATAAATGCAGTCTagattgttattaaaaaaaactcaaaaggggaaggggtgggctTGAAGCCAAAAAAATCTATCCCCCAGGGTCAGAAGGTCAGAAAACTAGGTCCCTGTCTGCAGCAGTTGGCTTTATTGGACAAATGCCCATCTCTACCCTAAGGGGCTCTAAGCAGCTGACAAGGACTATGTGTTCCTGCCCCCTGCTGGCTGAAGGTCAAGTGGAGCACTTTAATAGGTAAAGACAACTAGAGGCCTGGAAAGGCAAGGAGTCTAAAAGGAAGGAGTTTAGAAATCACTTAGTCTTGACTCTTTCATCTTTATAGGGGAGGAAGCCGAGGCCCATAAAGGAAATGTCCCTTGTTCCGAATCACCTCGGTAGTAAGTGAAGAGAGTTGAGACTAGACCCCGCCTCCACCATGGAGGATCCTTTATACACACTCCCTGggcaggaaaaaatagaaaaagccaGAGAGGAAAACATAACTCATTAAGAAGCTTCTGCTTCCCCATGGTTTGGGCTCTTATTAGGGGAAGAACACAAGTGAACTGGAGATATCTCCCCAAGTAGGGAAGACTTCCTTCCTCCCATGCCAATCTATCCCTGCTTGGTTAACTTTTTCCAGGGGGCATGACTCGGGAGTTCTTGGGGGTCTTTTATAGGGGACCACGATGAACTATCTCCTGGCACTGTCAATTCTCAAACTGGATTTCAGTCCAATAGCAATAGTATGGGGGTACGGGGAGTGATGTAGTGGCTGTGGAATAACTATTTGGACTCCTCTCCAAAGAAGAGAAGCAGTATAAAGTGAGATGAGACTCTGGACATTTCCCAGTGGCCTCCCATTGTGGCCCTCTGCCAAGCTGACTTTGGGAAGGCCCATCTTAACTCTGTCCCACCCATTTCCCCAATTACCCCAAACCTCAaggagttggggaggggggagggaaaagtaTAGGATTGGGATGGGTTggggttgagagagagagaagggaaagccTCAGCCATCCAAGGAGCCACTGCCCTTGTTTTTACGGCTGAGTGGGAAGGCTGACTTGCTCTGGGGCTGAGTCATCTTGCTGGCCAAGTAGACAAAGGGCTCAAGGAGAGAGCGGCGGTCGGCCACGGACACTTCCCACAGTTTCACCTTTTCCACCTTGGCCCAGTGCTGGGCCACATCAGGGTCCACTCGGCGCTGCTCCTGAAGGTCACATTTGTTGCCAAGGACCACGATGGTGACCTGGGAAGGGATTGGGCAAATGGGCAGAGTGAAGACTCTGCTCATATAGGAACAGTTGACCCTAGTAGTATTTAGcatctgaagtcaagaaaacctgggttcaaatcttatttcagaaGCTTTACTAGCTGCTTTAtccaaagtcacttaacctctttccaCTTCAAtttcaaatggggataataagtcTAAAACTGTTAACAAACTTTCAAAAAGCACTTTTACATatacaaatgttagttattattgctACTTAATGGCATATAATAATGTttagtctttcattttcaaagaccaagaatcagggagatgatgtcatgaggAGCAtcagaattggatttgagtgaggggagtgctgggctaagtcaccagccttactttctcctccagagccaactgggtccagtggccagatatgaatcaggatgactggagatgaccctagatgtgagacaatcagggttaagtgacttgcccaaggtcacacagctagtctgtggcaagtatctgaggtcagactcGAACTCCTATTCTcgtgaatccaagaccagtgctctatccactgcattaatGAGCAGATGTGCCAATGACCTATGTTCCAATCTCTCTGTGCTTTTGCAGTCTAGATGATCAAAATGTTTATAGGACTGAAAAAACAGTCaatacccattaattggggaatagctaaacaaactgGTACATGAAATTACTGTCCTGTGACAAATGACAAACATTATCAATATAGAGAAGCttagaaagaattacatgaacttatGCAAAGGGAAGTAATTAGAGCCAAGAAAGCTATAGACTAcaatgactacagcaatgtaaatgacaagaatataaaattaaaaaggacaaGCCTGGCCCCAAAGAACAGAGAGGAGAAGGTATAAATCTCAactcctttgcagaggtgggggtCCATATCAGAttctttggaaatattcatcagtttgattttttttctctttctctttcttttttgttataaagGATAGCTATTAGGGAAGCAGAAGGAAATCTAGGGAATGTAcaaacaaaacagtaataaaaaaGTCTGGGTGATGAAtttgagatatttttctttttttcctccattctaaaACTTGGTCCAGTCTCAAGCAGTCCTATCCCTTGTTTTACAGCCCTACTATGTGAGCATCTGAATTGGTTCTAAGAAGTTGTCTATGATGCCTTCTGACCAACCTTATGCTTCCCTTCCCATCTGGTCCTTTCCTTGTACACAACTGTGTTCTCTGCTGTCAGCTAATCTTTGGTAAGGTAATCAGTAAGATCTCCCTGATGAGAGCatgtaggtggcacagtagttagaATGCTGggccttaagtcaggaagatctgagttcaaatttggacacatttattagctgtatgaccctggtcaagtcacttaatactgtttgcctcagattcctcatctgtaaaatgagctggaaaataccaaaccactccagtaactgtcaaaaaaaacccccaagggAGTCACAAGTAggacatgactaaacaaatcACCACAAGGTCCCTGATGCTCTTAATTCCAGTTTAATGATCTTAAAGTATGATATCCCTCTGCCACTCCCTAATCTCTTTTGAACTGAGAAGAGGGAAAAGTCCTCAAGACAAGCAATGAAGCTCATATGTGAAAAACTTTCCCATGGTGGCAAGGGGCTTATAGAGAGAATTTTGTATAGGAAACTTGTCCCCACTGTCTTCCTCCCCTTTGGAGGGCTAAGGGAACACTGCCCTAGATACCCGATAAACAGCTGGTAAAGTCTTCCGAGGGTTCAAATAAAGATTCAATTAAATAGTGCTGGTCTCCTACTGTAAGTGGCCCTTTGACTATTGCCAATGATCATATTTTTTCTCCACCAACCCCTGAGATCTCCTCCGAGGCAGTGTTGCTTTGCTTTActtcctttttctaattttgtttttaatttatggaataaaacaagcatttccacaCACAAtaatataatagtcaaaatgactcaAAATCcctcaaaatcattcttttacaTTGCTGTTACTATACAGTGTTTTTTAGTTCTGCTTAGTTCCTTCTTCACCACTTCAtgtctttctatgttttctaaatcagtgagctcatcatttctcatatcaCAATATAATCTATCACAACCACACACTaaaacttattcagtcattcaccaatCTGATGAAGATCccgcaatttccagttctttgccagcaacaaagagctgctataaacatctcattcacattaagttatgattactatttgtaaatttccctccatcctatttttacCCAATATTTTCATTCTCAGCCTCTATTTTTACCCTATCTGTTATTTTCTCTCCCCCAATCCCAATCTCCACACCCCTCTCTCAAAGTTCCCCTCAATATGTTCCCCAGTTTTCCAATGTTACAAGTATTCTTAAAACTGTCATCactaagatagtttttttttttttgcaaagcaatagggttaagtggcttgcccaaggccacacagctagataattattaagtgactgaggctggatgtgaactcaggtactcctgactccagggctggtgctctatccacttcaccacctagatgccccccacTAAGATAGTTTGAAGGGAAGATTGAGGCTAAGTGTAAGATGGGGTGATTCATACCTCCTTCTTATCTTTTGATTTGTCAATCTCCTTCTTGAGCAGTTCAACTCTCTGGAAGGACTCTCGGCTGTTAGTGCTATAGACGAGGACATAGCCATCTGTACAGGAGAAACAGTGCCTGGGAAGTTCTGCCCCATCTCGAAGGCCCCGTGTATCATAGAATCTCACCTGCTCCCTTACCCCTCGGTCAGTCTCAATTGAACCCACATAGATGTCTTCCTGGGTCTCAATCATTTCAGAACCTGGAAGGggacaaatttattattttttttgaggggaagagATCATAATAGGAGTAAAACCAAGTATTTCCTGAGAGCTGAATCAGAGCTGGAGGTACTTAGGTATGAGAAAAGGTGAAAAAGTATAGTTTGGGGGGGGGCTGCTTAAAAGGGTAGGGGTAAGGATTAGGGGatcaaaaaaagtaattttaatatattGGCATTAAATAAGTGCTAGGGGCTGGtcctatgattttattggaatGGGGAACTCTCAGGAGAGGAAAGTCCTTTCAATTTAAGTCCAATGTACCTTCTCTACAACTGCCGAGTCTTAGGGCTCTCTTCAGACCTAGATGGTAGATTCCATATAGAATCATGCAGACATGTCTATACATGGCTACATAGATGCAAGGAACTGGTTCCTGGGTTGGAGAGATCTAACTccctcttcctgaccccattgtTCTCTTTTACCTCCTTCCCAAATCCCAGCACTTACCTACGACATGATTACCATACAACAGTTGTTCTAGGATTGAGGTCTTTCCTACCGATGCCTGGCCACACACAACCACTTTGCAGCTTTTCCCCATGGACAGACCTCCTCTGTAGGGATCTACACTGAGATGGAAAACAGGGAAGAGGAGAAGACacaacgggggggggggggggtcagatcAGAAGAGGGGTGTCTTGAGAACTCAAGTTCTGTATCTGACACAGAAATCACTGATTAGGACTCGGCAAAATACTGGGATGATGAATTTGTAGGTGATGAGTGGAGAGTTGAGGACCACCCCCAAGGCCATAATAGAGACATATTTCAGCTTTGGTCTTCTTTTtgacgtaaaaaaaaaaaaatgattccccAACTCGCTGGTCCGGCTAGGCTGAACTGACTGAAGCCTTGGCAGAGGTTAGGGTTTTGCCCAAGAGAGGAATGCTTTTCTTGAGAACCACTCCACCTGGCTCCTCAGAGCCTGCCAAACCAGCCATGTAAGAGCAAAAGCATTGAGAGGAAGGTCCATAAAGAAGCCGGGCAGGGCAGCACCAGAGATCAGCCTCCAGATAGGGCCTCAGATCCCCAAAAGGCCAGTCCTCCCCACCCCAGAAAGATCTGCGGCTCGAGAGAGGGAGGGCAGACACAGGCCCCCCCCCACGGGGGGAGGGAGACCCTCCCAGGAGGGCCCGACACAGAATAAGGGGCAAGTACAGACCCTCCCGGAGTTTTCCGGACAATGGGGGGCTTCTAAGGGACTTCCCAGCTCTAAGCCCATGATCCCACTGTGGAACCAGGGAGACCCCCAAAAGGGGAAAACCTGGGCAAAGAGGCCAAAGAAGACCCCGAGCTCTTTTAGAGTGTCTTCCTGCAGAGCCGCGGCCCCCGGCCGAGGGCAGCCGGGCAGGGGCCGGTGGGAGCTGCCAGCCGCGCCCGCCCTCTCCCCAGCACGGCGGGGCAGCGCGGAGCGAGCCAGGCCCGGGGCCGGCCGCCCGGCCACCTACCGACTGCGGGGGTCTCCTAGGGCGAAAGTCCCGAAGCGCAGGAGCCGCCGGGGCTGACAGAGGCAACTTCCCGCTTCCGGCCTCCGCTTCCGGCCTCCGCCTCCGCCTCCCCGCCCTCCGCGCGCAGGAGGGCCCGGAGAGCCCAGGAAGCCCAAGAAGCGCCACAGCGCCCTCTGGCGCCCCGGAGGAAGTCCGGCCAGTTGTGATGGcgcgggggaggggggggaggggagccgcCAGAGCTTTTCCCATTAGAACTGAGGAgggcttttttttcctaaaagggaTGATCAGCAAATTTCTGGGCTCTGGACCAAAAGGATGAGAGTCAGATACCAATCTGGTGGCCCTGGCAATTCAAGGTCAAGGATAGGGGGGAAGGGGGGCCCTAATTCTCCCATTCAAAATTTGTCTGTAGCACCTTACTCATCCTTTCAAtacaatttattaaatacctaccattGGGTACTTACTATTATCCCCCCCACAAGGAactgtggaggaaaaaaaaggaaccaccagccctggagttgccACTAGTCTATGGAGGGCTGGGTACTTACATACACAGTAACTTCTGGGTGGGAGATGACTCCTGAGGTGAGACTTAAATCAGAGATTCTATGAGGATCCTAGATTTTAGAGCCGGAAAGGTCTGGAGAGATCACTGTGGCCAACTCCGACCTTTTTTGCCAGGCTCCCATAGTGATTCTAGTAGCACAACTAGGACTCAGCCCTGGTCTTTGCACCACATGGTGTGATTGATTTCATTCAACACTGAATTCACTGACTGAATTCGACCGGAGGTTGGGCCACCGGGCCCCTCTAGGATCAGTCAGTTATTGagggaaggaaaacaaagcaaatccCCGCTCACAAGTTCCTAGCCTGGGCACCCCCGGCCTCGGGGTAACTTACAGTTCGGGGGATAGGGGCAGCACCAGCTGGGCATAGAGATGTGTAAATTGGCAGGGAGAGAGCcatttttgtaactttaaaatctTGACCTCACAGATGGGGGGTGCGAGGTGATGGTGGGGcaggggcggggcccggggccggCCCCCGGCTCAGTGCTGAGGTAGCACGCCCGGGCGGCCCACATGAAAGGCTGCTCGTAAAACAGGCCGGAGCATCATGAGGGAGCGGCCCGCGCCGCGCATGAAAGGCGCGGGCCGCGTTCCCCCGGCTTGGCTGGGCAGGGCCGCCCGCCGGGCCCCCGGGGCCGCCGCAGTGCCCTAGTTGCCGGCTCGGTGCCCAGGAAGAAGCACGCGGCCGCGTTGCCATGGCGACGGGGCCCCCCGCGCCCACAGCCTAAGCCGGGCCCGGAGCAGCGCAGACGAGCCGGGCCCCTCCGCCGCGCGCGCTCCCAGGCCCGGGTTCCGGATGAGCCGGAGTCGCCTGTGGGCCAGCACGCCGGCCGCGGCGCCCAGACGAGGCCCGGCGCCGCCGTGGCAGCCCCGGCGGGCCCCGGAGAGCCCCTCGGGCCGCGCCGCGGCCGCCGTCACGGCGCCGCTCGCCGCTCCCTCGCCCGGAAGTGCTCTCCACCGCCCGCCCCCCGCCCGGCGCCCTGGCCCTGGCGGTAAGATGGCGGCGGCCGCGGAGTGCGATGTGGtaatggcggcggcggcggccgagcCCGAGCCCGAGCTCCTCGACGACGAAGAAACCAGGAGGTAACGGGGGGCGCCTGCAGCCCGGGGAGGGGCGGCCGCGGGCGCCGGCTGCGGGGCGGGGAGGCCGCCGGCCCCTCCCGCAGgcgggccgggcccgggccccgcGCGGGGCTGGAGCCCCCCGAGGCTGGGCCAGGGGCCGCGGAGCCACGATCGTGGCAGCCGGGAGCCCCCAGCCCCCGGCGGCGCCCAGCCGAGACGCCTCCGGGCCCGGGCCCGAGGGGCCGGGGAGGGAGCCGGAACCGGGAGCCCCCGGACCCTCCGTGGGCCGGGCCCCGCCGCCGggctgtgaccttgggcgagccccgccgccgccgccgcccgcccccCGGCCTGGCGCTGAGATGGCGCTTATGCCATCCTCGCCCCGGCAGGCCCGGGCGGGGGCACCGACTGGCGGGGGCACCGACTGGAGGGGGCGCCGCGTGGCCCGGCCCGCCCCTGCCCGGTGCCCCAGGAAGACCCCTGCCGGAGCGAGCGCAGCGCGCCGGAGGCCCGGCTGCCCCTGGGACCCGGGGCTGGCCGAAGAGGACCGGCCCAGCCCGCTGCAGCCCGGCGGAGCCCTTTCTGGAAAGGCCTAGATTCTTCCCCACTATTTTATGACCGTTCATTTCAACTGCCTTTTTCCCCCTTCCGTGACCCCCCAGCCCTAGCCCCCATTTGCCCACCTCTTGCTTGTGGGGTGGAGATGAATAGAATGATGGGACTTGGTACCATCCTGTGTGATCCAGCCCCTAGCCACAAGCATGCCCTCTTACTCTTTATCCCCTCAAAAAAATGTCACTCAGATTCAAAGGACACATTGCCAAAATGCACACCCTGAGATGTGATGTGGTGGGAGACGCAGGAGCATCCGCATTTTATTTTAGCCTAATTCAGACTATATGATATGActgatgaaggaactgaggctatGAGTAGGGAAGGGATTTATCCAGAGTtggaaacaatttctatttaaatCTCTGATACCGAGTCCTTTGACTtccagtccagcactctattcctTATTCTGACTTCTTCCTTTATTGGGTGTTTTCTGAAACATTAACTCTTCTGACATAATCTTTAAAAGAAACAGTTTTCATAACTCTTGTTCCCATAGTTGAAAAGGACCTACAGAGACCTGCCTCAGGCTCTTGGTGTTGATGTAAAAATTTGTCCTCTAAgcagttaaaaaaatagaacaaattttaTCCATACTGAGGAACTGCAACACGGAAAGCAACAGTCTCCTAGCTGTAGGCTGATTTAGGTGAACTGAAAGACAGCCAAATCTTTATTAGTATAATTAAATCTAATCAAATCAGTGGAAGAGCTTTTAAGTTTTGAGATTGAGTGCTGAAAATTGAAGTGTAAAATGGAAGAGCTTGACATTTTAGGTTATCTTTGTAGCCATGCAAGTGGGGGGGAGGGGCTACTTTCAGGCACTGGTATCTCATTTGTCCTAATTGGAGGGCAAGGACTGACCTTTAGAAACTCACTTTTTCTTGGAAAGGCTCTTGATCCTTTTGATTCTAGGTCCAGTGTCAGTTCACCTGGGAACAGAGTAGGAAATAACCTACTTTATTTCCCTTGGTCTGATTTAGTGAGACTATTTGTCTATGAATGTGCTTTGTATGTCTACAGGGACCAGTCACTTCTTTCATTTAAGGAGTTTTATCTTTTTCATCATTGCCACCTGCCACTGCTGCTCCACTTCCAAGGCCATTGCTATAGCAGCTGCCGCTGCTGCTGAAAAATGGTCACTGTCCCAGCAGGGGGCAAAGTAAGAAGAGTTTTCTAGAGCTCTCTAGTGTCTAGGCATCAGTAGTTGGCATGTTTAAAATGGGCAGAAGATTCCATTTTCTTAGCCTGGTATCTTcattgaaaaatgaaacaattttgtgTTCTGTTCCTTTGCAGTGTTGTCTTCTTgatgaaattgaaattgaaagctATTTTAGTCCTAAAGACCAGTCTTCTTTAGAATGGACCAAGATTCTGTGCTGAAACATTTTTGGTTCCTCTTGACCTTTAGAAGAGCCTCATCCTATaaggaattaaaaaatttatatagtttACAATTCCAATGGTTTATGCTCTTAGTCACATTTCCTTATAGAATCCAAGTATTATCTGTGTGATTGCTTGAGTGGATTACCACTCTGATAAAGCAGCCTATAGCTGTTGTTTGATGTCTCTTATGCATCTATTAttacacctagctgtgtggccttgggcaatccacttaacgccatttgccttgcaaaaacctaaaaacaaaaaaacaagcatCTATTATAAAGGTAAATTTGGGCTTTCTGTTGTTTAACGTTATAAGAATAGATTCTTGTTTACACATAGCTGAAAGCCTATGGTCACTCAGCTAgcttcttcagctgtaaaatgatggggGTTGGACCTACAGGCCCCCTAGTGTCCCTTCTAATTGACAATCTATGATGCTGTCTGATCTGATTAGTTATATGCTTAAGAGTTGTGATAACTAGATTTTTTTCACTAAGCCTGTTATCATCCTACTATGACTTCATCTCATTTCGagcaaataaatcatttaactgctTCAAAGGCAGgcataagagaaaagaaatctaTAATGTAGatgtatgcatatgcacacatattttaCATATCATATACACCTACATATGTAAAAAGATATTGCTCCTGTTCAATTTATTGCTATAGGGTTTCTCGTGCCCATTTCAAATAGGACATGGAATATAACCTCCCCCAGTCTCCCGAGGGAGGTTatgtatttccatatatatatatttatgaagagTATTCCCAGATTCCACTTCTATTTGTTTGTTAGTGACACTGAGACTAAAGATAATAAGAACTAAAAGGAACATCAGTGAAGTTTGTGGGAGGGATTAGAGTTAGGAGTCCTGAACCCTGAATAGCTACAAATTATTTGAACATACCTAAAGTTCcagaataggggcggctaggtggcatagtggataaagcaccggccttggagtcaggaggacctgggttcaaatccgatctcagacacttaataatgacctagctgtgtggccttgggcaagccacttaaccccatttgccttgcaaaaatctaaaaaaaaaaaaaaaacaaacaaataaagttCCAGAATTGCTGAAAatgattagaataaaaaaaatagaacacaaCTGAAGGTcttacccttccttctttccatattCACCTTAGTTCATAGACCCACACATAGGATAAGTCAAGTAATTTTTGATGAATTGTGGGCCAGTTGACCGGCAGTTGCTCAGTCCATTCCCAACCACCAACACTCTGATTGGCTTAAAGCTCAACCCTATTGTGTGTTCTGACCAATCAGAAACCAGTTTATTCATAGAAGGAccgttttttttaaaagtagatctGAGTACTGGGCACTTGGGGAGCCAGCTGGTTTTCCTGTTCCTGGACTTGGGTTTGGAGAATAATGGTCAGCTGCCCAGTGACCCTGTTGCTTGGTGCAGGGTATCTCTGAGAGCATATTTCTCCTTTGTCCTCCTAATGTTTGGCCCCCCTCTCCAGTGCTGAATGATGTGGAAGTTACTTAGAGGTCATTCCAggtattcttttaaattataagaGTCTAAACAAAAAGAGACAGGTTCAGAGACTGTGAGACTATTGACCCGTGTAGGTTTTTCCATTGGCCATGTCATTTTCTGGATGATATCTTTTCTACCTTAACGAGgtcaaaatgttttgttttttctttcctagttCACCACACCATAATGGGGTTTCTGGATGGTTTATGAGAGCCATGACTCAATGAGGGGTACTTTGGTTTTTGG from Macrotis lagotis isolate mMagLag1 chromosome 2, bilby.v1.9.chrom.fasta, whole genome shotgun sequence includes these protein-coding regions:
- the NKIRAS2 gene encoding NF-kappa-B inhibitor-interacting Ras-like protein 2 isoform X1, which encodes MPSWCCPYPPNYPYRGGLSMGKSCKVVVCGQASVGKTSILEQLLYGNHVVGSEMIETQEDIYVGSIETDRGVREQVRFYDTRGLRDGAELPRHCFSCTDGYVLVYSTNSRESFQRVELLKKEIDKSKDKKEVTIVVLGNKCDLQEQRRVDPDVAQHWAKVEKGVCIKDPPWWRRGLVSTLFTYYRGDSEQGTFPLWASASSPIKMKESRLSDF
- the NKIRAS2 gene encoding NF-kappa-B inhibitor-interacting Ras-like protein 2 isoform X3, whose amino-acid sequence is MGKSCKVVVCGQASVGKTSILEQLLYGNHVVGSEMIETQEDIYVGSIETDRGVREQVRFYDTRGLRDGAELPRHCFSCTDGYVLVYSTNSRESFQRVELLKKEIDKSKDKKEVTIVVLGNKCDLQEQRRVDPDVAQHWAKVEKGVCIKDPPWWRRGLVSTLFTYYRGDSEQGTFPLWASASSPIKMKESRLSDF
- the NKIRAS2 gene encoding NF-kappa-B inhibitor-interacting Ras-like protein 2 isoform X4, which gives rise to MPSWCCPYPPNYPYRGGLSMGKSCKVVVCGQASVGKTSILEQLLYGNHVVGSEMIETQEDIYVGSIETDRGVREQMAMSSSIALTAESPSRELNCSRRRLTNQKIRRRSPSWSLATNVTFRSSAEWTLMWPSTGPRWKRECV
- the NKIRAS2 gene encoding NF-kappa-B inhibitor-interacting Ras-like protein 2 isoform X2, which translates into the protein MPSWCCPYPPNYPYRGGLSMGKSCKVVVCGQASVGKTSILEQLLYGNHVVGSEMIETQEDIYVGSIETDRGVREQVRFYDTRGLRDGAELPRHCFSCTDGYVLVYSTNSRESFQRVELLKKEIDKSKDKKEVTIVVLGNKCDLQEQRRVDPDVAQHWAKVEKVKLWEVSVADRRSLLEPFVYLASKMTQPQSKSAFPLSRKNKGSGSLDG